One genomic segment of Vespa velutina chromosome 10, iVesVel2.1, whole genome shotgun sequence includes these proteins:
- the LOC124952556 gene encoding centrosomal protein of 290 kDa isoform X3, whose product MHHAYSSKKGDPLCPLGFHPQVRWPTRCKRCFRDYKDHGEKRGSLRDITSSTPNLSLHSSSERDGKRSWASTTNLTKNDLRSSNLDSSLNSISVSNFSTSTNQLNDISELQKQDIAKDKRHSLIGEKSTSKNQLFDSTSKLQIKEVIKNNGNIAGNDVEFIIQVKKSPTKTVPINEIQRLENGVEESEIKRLRTELNEMKEKCQRLEKEKSEIWLRRLSTMDTISNKTSVSEVIKLEKSIKVLTEEKGILLSKIRDLENEARYKLNRRDTDKTGEDLKSKLKAAETLCESLMDENEDMKKEIRELEEEICEMQDNFREDQANEYTNLRKSLEQSNKNSRILSFKLRKLERTTEQLQKEKNDFEKRLQEVKRIEEMLTKIKNDSKKKTDVKPTEFGTKVQFKKTVDDMQKQIDNIITLCANINDGKEIDIIHEKNNENTMKYDALLRDYELIKQKLEDTSKELMKEKEKGKDKDKDKDKDKDKNREVKVTDDKMNMDFQNKAIRSSEKEYTNKIKRLETTANDLKKELSQEKKKCSEIQNDLSSCTQREANMTETISTIEQTKNQLDKEAKHLKEELESLRRSSAKQIADLKTELANVKKDKDKLTTQIEKDKSAKESEIISLKSKITSLEKSGLDTTKIKEMKANYSDKILKLTNQIEKMGVDYDKLNEEHKALVVLKEKVEEKNQSVNSILLQYKTDLNNNQTEIKSLQEHIKEKENQWQLEKSIFEKRIQEYEALSHKPLMNDLKTEINSLKKENDVMLQRLENAREINEDLSNKLKDYDAVSKAHQVLSVDTTALESEIQKLRTSLANVEKAKKADIAQFKMHYEHRITAISDEMQSLQNQLSRYKRERDTYKHMLEGAQRTIADLKSVRQRKQSVTNSEKSDEDEESSKANISVLEQQINCMEDELSETKLEYSRLKTSLVSEKSAWNVKLSEMQSRINELEEERILSSGRSKIPGVKVRMELAWQKERKEQQRLLEETATLARDLRQTLFEIERERAKERLENKRKQDQLKKAFDEEKEENKKKLIELQCDLLELRDAHAKLRTSNERMRREKERHEKERQELKNEILHQRELDNNEMKNINMLLRQVDDLQQLFPELNDVYTKEKTEIYTPTPPRRLKGPKSRESSPMLDMKNDIKGSMQQLENRTEKLEYTIRKLMNVAKELKESKKTLDNISAKQLMKLSKRSTSVDNTTRRGTSPNPSKPRLKVKSLSLEQTTGGGSIESQNVWGTDSNMSSLQSLESNPRAFTLQRDSSVDSRLSGDSTKSEMLHREKKYNKGIIGKIRTKLVKSSSVDDANMNLDYRQTSGSEMSINENIKEEKKKLKKKLSDMFKRSNRSSSTSRKSESGDSSRPPSRNSITSKT is encoded by the exons ATGCATCACGCATATTCCTCCAAGAAAGGGGATCCTCTTTGCCCTCTTGGTTTTCATCCTCAGGTTCGATGGCCAACGCGATGCAAACGATGCTTCAg gGATTATAAAGATCATGGTGAAAAAAGAGGTAGCTTACGAGACATAACATCATCAACACCTAATCTTTCATTGCATAGTTCGTCAGAACG TGATGGAAAGAGATCCTGGGCATCTACAACAAATTTGACAAAAAATGATCTTCGATCATCTAACTTGGATTCTTCGCTCAATTCTATATCAGTGTCTAACTTCTCTACTAGCACTAATCAGCTTAATGATATCTCAGAATTGCAGAAGCAAGATATTGCAAAAGACAAAAGACATTCTCTAATAGGTGAAAAGTCTACTtctaaaaatcaattatttgatTCTACATCAAAACTACAAATcaaagaagtaataaaaaataatggaaatattgCAGGGAATGATGTTGAATTCATTATTcag GTGAAAAAATCTCCTACAAAAACTGTACCTATAAATGAGATTCAAAGGCTAGAAAATGGTGTGGAAGAG agtGAGATTAAAAGGTTAAGAacagaattaaatgaaatgaaagaaaaatgtcagagattagaaaaagaaaagagcgaAATATGGCTTCGTCGTTTAAGTACTATGGAtacaatatcaaataaaacatCTGTAAGTGaagtaattaaattagaaaaatcaataaaag ttcTTACAGAAGAAAAGGGTAtactattatcaaaaataagagACTTAGAAAATGAAGCACGTTATAAGTTAAATAGACGTGATACAGATAAAACAGGTGAagatttaaaatcaaaattaaaagcaGCAGAAACTCTTTGTGAGTCTTTAATggatgaaaatgaagatatgaaaaaagaaatcagagaattagaagaagaaatatgtgAAATGCAAGATAATTTTAG gGAGGACCAAGCAAATGAGTATACTAACTTACGAAAGTCTTTAGAACagtcaaataaaaatagtcgcatcctttcatttaaattaagaaaattagaaaggaCAACAGAACAAttgcagaaagaaaaaaatgactttgaaaaaagattacaagaa gtAAAAAGAATTGAGGAGatgttaacaaaaataaaaaacgattctaaaaaaaaaacggatgTAAAACCTACAGAATTTGGTACGAAAGTACAGTTTAAAAAAACGGTAGATGATATGCAAAAACAAATAG ataatattattacacttTGTGCTAATATCAAtgatggaaaagaaatagatattattcatgagaaaaataatgagaatacTATGAAATATGATGCTTTACTACGGgattatgaattaataaaacaaaaactgGAAGATACTTCGAAAGAGttaatgaaggaaaaagaaaaaggaaaagacaaagacaaagataaagacaaagacaaagataaGAATCGTGAAGTGAAAGTAACAgacgataaaatgaatatggATTTCCAAAAta AAGCCATAAGATCCTCAGAGAAAGAGTATACAAACAAGATCAAAAGACTAGAGACAACAgctaatgatttaaaaaaagaattatctcaagagaaaaaaaaatgcagtgaaatacaaaatgatttatcatCATGTACTCAACGGGAAGCAAATATGACAGAAACAATATCAACT ATAGAACAGACTAAAAATCAACTTGATAAAGAAGCAAaacatttaaaagaagaattggAAAGTCTTAGGCGTTCATCTGCAAAACAAATAGCAGATTTGAAAACTGAGCTTGCTAAtgttaagaaagataaagacaaATTAACCActcaaatagaaaaagataaatctgCAAAAGAATCTGAAATTATATCTCTTAAAAGCAAAATAACGTCTCTAGAAAAAAGTGGCTTAGATACTActaaaatcaaagaaatgaaagcaaattattctgataaaattttaa AACTCAcaaatcaaattgaaaaaatgggTGTAGactatgataaattaaatgaagaaCATAAAGCATTAGtagttttaaaagaaaaggttGAAGAGAAGAATCAATCTGTAAATAG TATATTATTGCAGTACAAGactgatttaaataataatcaaacagaaataaaatcaCTTCAAGaacatataaaagagaaagaaaatcaatggcaattagaaaaatctatttttgag aaacgTATACAAGAATACGAAGCATTATCCCACAAGCCTTTAATGAATGATCTAAAAACTGAAATTAATAgcttgaaaaaagagaatgatgtAATGTTGCAAAGATTAGAAAATGCGAGAGAAATA aacGAAGatttaagtaataaattaaaagattacgATGCTGTATCGAAAGCTCACCAAGTTTTATCAGTTGATACAACGGCACTTGAAtcagaaatacaaaaattaagaACTAGTCTAGCCAATGTtgagaaagcaaagaaagcaGATATAGCACAATTTAAAATGCATTATGAACACAGAATTACAGCAATTAGTGATGAAATGCAATCATTACAAAATCAATTGTCACGTTATAAACGTGAACGAGACACATATAAGCATATGTTAGAAGGTGCCCAAAGAACAATAGCAGATCTAAAATCGGTTAGACAACGTAAACAATCTGTTACAAATTCTGAAAAATCAGATGAA gaTGAAGAATCTTCTAAGGCTAATATTTCAGTTTTAGAGCAACAAATTAATTGCATGGAAGATGAACTTTCAGAAACAAAACTTGAATATTCCAGATTAAAGACTTCATTAGTTTCAGAGAAATCAGCTTGGAATGTAAAATTATCTGAGATGCAATCTCGAATTAATGAA cTTGAAGAAGAACGCATTCTTTCTAGTGGACGATCCAAAATTCCAGGCGTAAAAGTACGCATGGAACTCGCTtggcagaaagaaagaaaggaacaacaAAGATTATTAGAAGAAACAGCTACTCTTGCAAGAGATTTAAGGCAAACTTTGTTCGAG aTTGAAAGAGAACGTGCTAAGGAACgccttgaaaataaaagaaagcaagatCAGTTAAAGAAAGCTtttgacgaagaaaaagaagaaaacaagaaaaaattaatagaa ttACAATGTGATTTATTGGAATTACGGGATGCTCATGCTAAATTAAGAACAAGTAACGAGAGAATGAGACGTGAAAAAGAACGTcatgaaaaggaaagacaagaattgaaaaatgaaatattacatcAACGAGaattagataataacgaaatgaaaaatattaatatgttgtTAAGACAAGTAGATGATCTTCAGCAACTATTTCCAGAATTAAATGATGtgtatacaaaagaaaaaacagaaatatacacaccaacaccaccaagaagattaaaa gGTCCTAAATCGAGAGAATCATCACCTATGCttgatatgaaaaatgatattaaag GTTCTATGCAGCAATTGGAAAATAGAACAGAAAAATTGGAATATACTATAAGGAAATTAATGAATGTAGCAAAAGAGCTTAAAGAATCTAAGAAAACATTGGATAATATAAGTGCAAAACAGTTGATGAAGCTTAGTAAGAG atcaACATCTGTAGATAATACAACAAGAAGAGGTACGAGTCCAAATCCTTCCAAACCACGTTTGAAAGTGAAAAGTTTATCTTTAGAGCAAACAACAGGGGGAGGAAGCATAGAG tcCCAAAATGTTTGGGGTACTGATAGTAACATGTCCAGTCTACAATCATTGGAATCCAATCCACGAGCATTTACTTTACAAAGGGATTCTAGTGTGGATAg tcGTTTATCTGGTGACTCTACAAAAAGTGAAATGttacatagagagaaaaaatacaataaaggTATAATTGGAAAAATCAGAACTAAACTGGTTAAATCTAGCAGTGTTGACGATGCAAACATGAATTTAGACTATCGA CAGACCTCAGGCTCTGAAATGagcattaatgaaaatattaaagaagaaaaaaaaaagttaaaaaagaaattatcggaTATGTTTAAAAGAAGCAATAGAAGTAGCAg TACCAGTAGGAAATCTGAAAGTGGAGACTCTAGCAGACCACCGTCAAGAAATTCAATAacatcaaaaacataa